One Paenisporosarcina sp. FSL H8-0542 genomic region harbors:
- a CDS encoding group I intron-associated PD-(D/E)XK endonuclease, whose translation MEHHTKNKGDLGVLKAQADLCSKGYLILTPLSEHTPFDLVAYKDGDFIRIQVKYRSINSKGFLFVRFSSSYSTSKGYCENPVDKNQIDLYCVYCPDTDRCYYFDPKKFNSTVNIRINKSLNKQCKNIHYADDYLSIPTIFLEKTRQE comes from the coding sequence ATGGAGCATCATACAAAAAACAAAGGGGATTTAGGTGTACTTAAAGCGCAAGCGGACTTATGTTCAAAAGGTTATTTGATTCTTACTCCATTATCAGAACATACTCCATTTGATCTTGTTGCTTATAAAGATGGAGACTTCATTCGAATTCAGGTCAAATATAGAAGTATAAACTCTAAAGGCTTTCTATTTGTAAGATTTAGCTCGTCTTATAGTACTTCTAAAGGGTATTGCGAAAATCCAGTTGATAAAAATCAAATAGACTTGTATTGTGTTTACTGTCCAGATACAGACAGATGTTATTATTTTGATCCGAAAAAATTTAACAGCACTGTAAATATTAGAATAAACAAATCACTTAATAAACAGTGTAAGAATATACATTACGCAGATGATTACTTATCAATTCCGACAATATTTTTAGAAAAAACCAGACAAGAATAA